A region from the Brassica napus cultivar Da-Ae chromosome C8, Da-Ae, whole genome shotgun sequence genome encodes:
- the LOC106413824 gene encoding lysine-rich arabinogalactan protein 18, giving the protein MDLKFLLTVTLVVTFFAGDVDGQSPAVSPTSSPSISPQKPISTAPAISPASPSPISTAPAISPASPSPISTPTAAPAKGPAASPSIEAPKSSALAPAKTPAASPSSIEAPSSSVPMTSPPSHTPEVSPPALSPEADSTPTPSPETDSPPAPVVAPSAHAPAPAPSKHKKTKKTKKHKNAPAPAPAPELLSPPEPSTEAPGPSDAFAPDTADDQSGVERTAVMQNVVVGAVATTAWALLALAY; this is encoded by the exons ATGGATCTCAAATTTCTCTTAACGGTTACACTAGTCGTCACTTTCTTCGCCGGTGACGTTGATGGCCAATCTCCGGCAGTTTCTCCGACCAGTTCTCCTTCTATATCTCCTCAAAAGCCTATATCCACAGCTCCCGCCATTTCTCCTGCTTCTCCGTCGCCGATATCCACAGCTCCCGCCATTTCTCCTGCTTCTCCGTCGCCGATATCCACTCCCACAGCAGCTCCGGCGAAGGGTCCAGCAGCATCCCCTTCCATCGAGGCTCCTAAATCCTCTGCTTTGGCTCCGGCGAAGACTCCAGCAGCTTCCCCTTCCTCAATTGAGGCTCCTTCCTCTTCCGTGCCAATGACGTCTCCTCCTTCTCATACACCTGAGGTCTCTCCACCGGCTCTTTCACCAGAGGCTGATTCTACTCCGACCCCTTCACCGGAAACTGATTCTCCTCCGGCTCCAGTTGTTGCGCCGTCAGCCCATGCCCCGGCTCCAGCTCCGAGCAAACATAAGAAGACTAAAAAGACAAAGAAGCACAAGAACGCGCCGGCTCCAGCTCCGGCTCCTGAGCTTCTAAGCCCGCCTGAACCGTCCACGGAAGCTCCTGGACCAAGTGATGCTTTCGCTCCCGACACGGCCGACGATCAG AGTGGAGTAGAAAGAACAGCTGTGATGCAAAATGTGGTTGTGGGAGCTGTGGCAACAACAGCATGGGCTCTTCTCGCGCTGGCCTActaa
- the BNAC08G34610D gene encoding uncharacterized protein BNAC08G34610D has product MEAEKIPPATTTTEKKPEQEVKNDDLPTNSPYVDESGSLEDYKMKAYGAQGHQEVKAGLGGGSTDAPTPSGGVTTATAEKAP; this is encoded by the coding sequence atggagGCAGAGAAGATACCACCGGCGACGACAACGACGGAGAAGAAACCTGAGCAAGAAGTGAAAAACGACGACTTGCCGACAAACAGTCCTTACGTGGACGAATCTGGTAGCTTGGAAGATTATAAGATGAAAGCTTATGGAGCCCAAGGCCACCAAGAGGTTAAGGCTGGCCTCGGTGGTGGATCTACCGATGCTCCTACTCCTTCAGGTGGAGTAACCACTGCTACTGCTGAGAAAGCTCCTTGA
- the LOC106420545 gene encoding LOW QUALITY PROTEIN: short-chain dehydrogenase reductase 3a (The sequence of the model RefSeq protein was modified relative to this genomic sequence to represent the inferred CDS: inserted 2 bases in 1 codon), translated as MSGLMRLDGKITIITGGASGIGAEAARLFTEHGAKVVIVDIQEELGQNVAVSIGQDKACFYRCDITDETQVENAVKFTVEKHGKLDVLFSNAGVMEQPVSILDLDLKQFDRTIAVNVRGAAAFIKHAARAMVEKGTRGSIVCTTSIAAEIGGPGPHAYTASKHALVGLIKTACNGLGKYXRVNGVAPYGVATGINSYNEETVKMVEEYVAATTILKGVVLKASHVAQAALFLASDDSAYVSGQNLAVDGGYSVVKPM; from the exons ATGTCCGGACTCATGAG ATTGGATGGCAAGATCACTATTATAACAGGTGGAGCCAGCGGGATTGGAGCCGAAGCCGCTAGGCTATTCACTGAGCACGGAGCCAAGGTGGTTATCGTTGACATACAAGAAGAGCTTGGTCAGAACGTGGCCGTTTCTATCGGACAAGACAAAGCATGTTTTTACCGTTGCGACATAACAGACGAGACACAAGTGGAGAACGCGGTTAAGTTCACCGTCGAAAAACATGGAAAGCTTGACGTTCTGTTTAGCAACGCCGGTGTCATGGAACAGCCGGTAAGCATCCTCGACTTGGATCTCAAACAATTTGACCGGACAATCGCCGTCAACGTTCGCGGCGCGGCGGCGTTTATCAAACATGCAGCGCGTGCAATGGTGGAGAAGGGCACGCGCGGGTCAATAGTCTGTACGACGAGCATAGCGGCGGAGATCGGTGGTCCTGGACCTCATGCGTACACGGCGTCGAAGCATGCACTTGTAGGGTTGATTAAAACAGCATGTAACGGGCTGGGGAAGTA AAGAGTCAACGGCGTTGCACCCTACGGTGTGGCGACGGGGATAAATAGCTACAACGAGGAAACGGTGAAGATGGTGGAGGAGTATGTCGCCGCTACTACGATTCTCAAAGGTGTGGTGCTCAAGGCTAGCCACGTGGCTCAAGCAGCTTTGTTTTTGGCTTCGGATGATTCAGCTTACGTTAGCGGGCAGAATCTGGCGGTCGATGGAGGTTACAGCGTGGTTAAGCCCATGtga
- the LOC106412133 gene encoding molybdate-anion transporter has translation MGVVIESFVWEPTSSVFAFFLLSTFLSIFLFPYFAKGRTFGTFDHAVSSSFARFQRWFLAIYTLSSVMEGIWSVYGESELASYGVSKESTVSYLCVGYSSSLVLGPLLGVLSDLIGQKRICLLYCVLHFVVGVWKRITMSPSAWFANVCLSLAGLVHSFGFETWLVVEHEKQSQRNDSLNETFWLMTFLESASLIGGQVLANWLADGNVQSGVALSATASLFLSVVAIVCIFRTAKEPVKTLPLRDYSAVFYAYVLGDKRIWFLGTAQACLQFSTAVFWILWAPTIVADGRGVNLGLIYPCFLGSRMLGSTVFPWLMSGQSFPRLEDCLVYIYAILAVVFSIVAYDYQEISTLIVLFCLYHGFAGLVLPLLARLRTMYVPNELRGGMISLSQVPANAAILFCLIQRGYSDKIENSTMMALSSVSLFSASGCIYLLRRWGKSPHQDWHKL, from the exons ATGGGCGTGGTTATCGAGAGCTTCGTCTGGGAGCCAACCTCAAGCGTCTTCgccttcttcctcctctccaCATTTCTATCGATATTCCTATTCCCCTACTTCGCCAAAGGCAGAACGTTCGGTACCTTCGATCACGCCGTCTCCTCATCTTTCGCGCGCTTCCAAAGATGGTTTCTAGCTATCTACACTCTCTCTTCAG TGATGGAAGGTATATGGTCGGTGTATGGAGAATCGGAGTTAGCGTCTTATGGCGTGAGTAAAGAATCAACGGTGTCTTATCTCTGTGTTGGCTACTCGTCTTCTCTTGTTCTTGGTCCTTTACTTGGTGTCCTCTCTGATCTCAT AGGTCAGAAGAGGATTTGTTTACTCTATTGCGTATTGCACTTCGTTGTTGGTGTGTGGAAGAGGATTACAATGAGTCCTAGTGCTTGGTTTGCTAACGTTTGCTTGTCTCTTGCTGGTCTCGTGCATTCATTTGGGTTTGAGACTTGGCTCGTTGTGGAGCATGAGAAA CAAAGTCAGCGGAATGATTCGTTGAATGAGACGTTCTGGCTGATGACTTTTCTCGAGTCTGCTTCTTTGATTGGAGGTCAAGTTCTTGCGAATTGGCTTGCGGATGGTAATGTTCAGAGTGGCGTTGCGTTGTCTGCTACGGCGTCTCTGTTCTTGTCTGTTGTGGCCATTGTTTGTATTTTCCGGACTGCGAAAGAGCCTGTTAAGACGCTGCCACTTAGAGATTATTCTGCAGTGTTCTATGCATATGTTCTTGGTG ATAAAAGAATATGGTTTCTAGGAACTGCACAGGCCTGCCTCCAGTTTTCCACTGCAGTCTTTTGGATTCTTTGGGCACCGACGATAGTG GCTGATGGGCGAGGAGTGAATCTGGGATTGATATATCCATGTTTCTTGGGCTCAAGAATGCTTGGGAGTACAGTATTCCCATGGCTTATGAGCGGACAATCATTTCCCCGGCTTGAAGATTGCCTAGTCTACATATACGCAATACTTGCGGTTGTGTTTTCTATAGTAGCCTATGATTATCAG GAAATCAGCACCTTAATAGTACTTTTCTGCTTGTATCATGGCTTTGCTGGACTGGTACTGCCTTTGCTTGCAAGACTGAGGACCAT gtATGTACCGAATGAATTGCGTGGAGGGATGATAAGCCTTTCTCAAGTCCCAGCTAATGCAGCTATTTTGTTTTGCTTAATACAG AGAGGGTACTCCGACAAGATTGAGAATTCAACGATGATGGCTCTAAGTTCCGTTTCGTTATTCTCTGCATCTggttgtatatatttattacgACGATGGGGAAAGTCACCACACCAAGACTGGCACAAGTTATGA
- the LOC106416316 gene encoding uncharacterized protein At2g23090 has product MGGGNAQKSKMAREKNLEKARQAGKGSQLEANKKAMSIQCKVCMQTFICTTSEVKCREHAEAKHPKADVVACFPHLKK; this is encoded by the exons atgggtgGAGGAAACGCACAGAAATCAAAGATGGCTCGTGAGAAAAATCTCGAGAAGGCAAGGCAGGCTGGGAAAG GAAGCCAATTGGAAGCAAACAAGAAAGCTATGTCGATTCAG TGCAAGGTTTGTATGCAAACATTCATCTGCACAACCTCGGAAGTGAAATGCAGGGAGCACGCTGAGGCCAAGCATCCCAAGGCAGACGTTGTCGCTTGCTTCCCACATCTCAAGAAGTGA
- the LOC106416123 gene encoding casein kinase II subunit alpha-4, chloroplastic, which translates to MAFRPYGFTISSSLRNASAANGRLFSFLSTSPSSSSSKNLLSSLRGFASSASLYRQHLRHHQQQQQSRAKGLDKPETMAQKIGKSIRRAGAPSKARVYTDVNVVRPKEYWDYESLAVQWGAQDDYEVVRKVGRGKYSEVFEGIHATDDEKCVIKILKPVKKKKIKREIKILQNLCGGPNIVKLLDIVRDQQSKTPSLIFEHVNNKDFKVLYPTLSDYDVRYYIYELLKALDFCHSRGIMHRDVKPHNVMIDHEQRKLRLIDWGLAEFYHPGKEYNVRVASRYFKGPELLVDLQDYDYSLDLWSLGCMFAGMIFRKEPFFYGHDNYDQLVKIAKVLGTDELNTYLNRYRIELDPNLASLVGRHSRKPWSKFINSENQHLAVPEAVDFVDKLLKYDHQERPTAKEAMAHPYFYPIRNAESSRTPRG; encoded by the exons ATGGCCTTTAGGCCTTACGGATTCACAATCTCCTCCTCCCTTCGCAACGCTTCCGCAGCCAACGGCCgcctcttctccttcctctccacctctccttcttcttcttcgtcgaagAACCTCCTCTCGTCTCTCCGTGGATTCGCCTCTAGCGCCTCGCTCTACCGTCAACATCTCCGCCaccaccaacaacaacaacaatctcgCGCGAAAGGTTTAGATAAACCGGAGACGATGGCGCAGAAGATCGGTAAATCAATCCGGCGTGCCGGTGCGCCGTCCAAGGCTAGGGTTTACACCGATGTCAACGTCGTTAGGCCTAAGGAGTATTGGGACTACGAGTCCCTCGCTGTTCAATGGGG TGCACAGGATGATTATGAGGTGGTGAGGAAAGTGGGAAGGGGGAAATACAGTGAGGTCTTCGAAGGCATCCACGCCACTGATGACGAGAAATGCGTTATCAAGATTTTGAAgcctgtgaagaagaagaag ATTAAGAGAGAGATCAAGATTCTGCAGAACCTCTGTGGCGGGCCAAACATTGTGAAGTTGCTTGACATTGTTAGAGATCAGCAGTCGAAGACGCCCAGCTTGATATTTGAACATGTGAACAATAAGGATTTTAAAGTCCTCTATCCGACGCTCTCAGACTACGATGTTAGATATTATATCTATGAACTTCTAAAG GCGTTGGACTTCTGCCATTCGCGAGGAATCATGCACAGAGATGTGAAACCGCATAATGTCATGATTGATCACGAGCAACGGAAACTACGTTTAATTGACTGGGGTTTGGCGGAGTTCTACCATCCTGGGAAAGAATACAATGTCCGTGTTGCTTCAAG ATACTTCAAAGGTCCAGAGCTGCTGGTTGATTTGCAGGACTATGACTATTCCTTAGACTTGTGGAGCCTCGGGTGCATGTTTGCTGGAATG ATATTCCGCAAGGAGCCCTTCTTTTATGGTCATGACAATTATGATCAATTGGTCAAAATTGCAAAG GTACTTGGCACAGACGAACTCAATACCTACCTAAACAGATACCGCATAGAGTTGGACCCTAATCTTGCGTCCCTCGTTGGGAG ACATAGCCGGAAGCCATGGTCAAAGTTCATCAACTCTGAAAACCAGCACTTAGCAGTTCCTGAG GCGGTTGATTTTGTGGACAAGTTGCTGAAATATGATCACCAAGAAAGGCCAACTGCTAAAGAAGCAATG GCACATCCGTATTTCTACCCGATTAGAAATGCCGAAAGCAGTCGCACCCCTCGCGGCTAA